In Bradyrhizobium sp. WBOS07, the genomic window GCCGCCAAGCACCTGATCGCGAAGATCGGTTCTGCGGACAAGGAAGAGGTGATCCTGAAAGGCGGCCACGTCTCGCTGGTCGCGGGCGCCAACGCCGTGAAGCGGCTATGGCCGAAACTGGATTCCTGGCTGGGAAAGAGATCGACATGAGCGAGCAGCGTTCCTATCCGCGTCACGTCACGACGGACGCCGGCGATATCGAGATTCGTCTGATGGCGCCCGCGGACGAGGCCGCGGTGCTCGCCTTCGGCAAGGGTCTGCCGACCCACGATTTGCTGTTCCTGCCGCGCAATATCAGCGAGCCGAAAGTGCTGTCGGCCTGGGTCAAGGAGATCGAGCGGGGCGCGATCACGAGCCTGCTCGCGGTCAAGGACGGCAAGGTCGTCGGCTGCGGCACGCTGGTGCGCGATCCCCATTCCTGGTCGCCCCATGTCGGCGAGATCCGGATGGTGGTCTCGCTCGATGTGCGCGGGAAGGGGGTGGGGCGGGCGCTGTCGCAGCAGACCTTTGCGCTCGCACTCGGGGCGGGCCTGGAAAAGCTGTCGGTTCAGATGACGGTCGACCAGCAGGCGGCGATCGCCGTGTTCGAGAGCCTTGGCTTCAAGGCGGAAGCGCTGCTGCGGGACCACGTTCGGGACGTCGACGGCAAGACCCATGACATTGTCGTGCTCGGTCACAACATCGCGCAGGTCCAGGCCCAGATGGAGGCCTATGGGCTGCCGGGCGCAGTGCAGCACTAGGGACCGCCAAAAAGCGCGGTGGCGCTGTGAGACCAAAGAGGCATCATGATGCCTCACGTTCAGGCTAATCACGAGTTCGTGATATCGCAGTGCAATATCTATATTGCATTGCACAATTAACTATGTCATATAAGTCGTGCCCCGGGCCAACGCGGACGGGGTGAGCCCATAGCTCAGACCAATGAGGATGGAGAGAACCCCATGACCACTGAAACCAACAGCGCTTTCGAGGGCTTCAAGGACGCTTTCAAGAACATCCAGAATCTGGAAGTTCCCGAGGCCGCCCGCGAGTTCGTCAAGAAGACTGCCAACACCGCCAAGGACCGTGCCGCCGAGGCTTTCGCAGGCTCCGAGCGCGTGACCGCCGCCGTCGAGAACGCGGTGACCGAATCCGTCGCGGAAGCCGGCAAGATCAGCCGCAACATCCAGCAGGCGATCTACGAGGACGCCGAGGCGTTCCTCTCGAGCATCGACAAGCTCGCCTCCGCCAAGTCGTTCAGCGAGGCCGTCGAGATCCAGTCGGGCCTGCTCCGCTCGCGCGGCGAAGTGTTCGTCTCGCGTGCCAAGGCGACCGCCGACTATTTCGGCAAGCTCGCTGCCAACGGTGCGAAGTCCGCTCAGGACAATTTTGCCAAGGTCTACAACAAGACCGCCTGATCAGGCGCCCTGAGTGCAAACTGAAATTTGAGGCCCGCTTCGGCGGGCCTTTTGTTTCTTGCGCAGCAGCCGCCATCGTCTCCGCCGTCATTGCGAGGAGCCCTTGCGACGAAGCAATCCAGAGTCGTTCCGCGGAAAGATTCTGGATTGCTTCGCTTCGCTCGCAATGACGAGTATTGTGACGCAGTGATGACTCCACCTGCCACCTTCACCTTCGACACCCCCGGCGATGCTGAACGCGCGGCCGAGTTGCGCCGCGTCAAGGCGCTGGCGACGCTGGTGCTGGCCTCGACGCTTGCGCTCTTCATCGTGGCAAAATGGCTCCTGCCGGTGCACCCGTTGTTCGGCTTCATCGCCGCCTTCGCGGAAGCCGCGACCATCGGCGGCCTCGCCGACTGGTATGCCGTGGTTGCGCTGTTCAAGCGGCCGCTCGGCCTGCCGATCCCGCATACCGCGATCATCCAGAGCAACCAGGCCCGTATCGCCGACAAGCTCGGCGAGTTCATCCAGGTGCATTTCCTCGAGGCCGGTCCCGTCGAGGCCAAGCTTAAGGAGATCGATTTCGGCTCCTTCATTGCCGACTGGCTGCGCGACCGCAAGCGCAGCGATGATCTTGCTCGCTTCGCGCTACGCCTGTTGCCCGAGGCCTTCTCGGCCACGGAGACCTCCGGCTTGATGACCTTCATCATCCGCCGCATGTCATCGCAGCTCCAGGCGATCGACCTCGCGCCGCTTGCCGCCGGCACGCTGCGCGGCTTCGTGGCGGAAGGACGCCACCAGATCCTGTTCGACGATCTCCTGCGGGTGATGCACGAGACGCTGAACCAGAAGGAGACGATGGCGATGATCCGCGAGAAGGTGCGCGCGGAATTGCCGACCCTGCTCAGGCTCTACCGCGCCGACAAGTTTCTGGTGAACAAGATCGTGGCGTCCGCCACCGCGTTCTTCAACGAGGTGCGCAGCGATGTCACGCATCCGTTCCGCGGCGAGTTCGATCGCATGGTGCTGAGCTTCGTCGACCGGCTCGGCACCGATCAGGCCTATATCGACCGCATCGCCGGATTGAAGCGTGACCTGCTGGCGCGGCCGGAGCTCGCCGATCTTGCGCGCACGGTCTGGGCCAACACGCGCTCGTTCATCGAGCGCAGCGCGAGCGGCGAAACGCAAGTGCTGCAGCATCATCTCGCCGGCATGTTCGTCGCGGCAGGCGAAGCGCTCGC contains:
- a CDS encoding DUF445 domain-containing protein; this translates as MTPPATFTFDTPGDAERAAELRRVKALATLVLASTLALFIVAKWLLPVHPLFGFIAAFAEAATIGGLADWYAVVALFKRPLGLPIPHTAIIQSNQARIADKLGEFIQVHFLEAGPVEAKLKEIDFGSFIADWLRDRKRSDDLARFALRLLPEAFSATETSGLMTFIIRRMSSQLQAIDLAPLAAGTLRGFVAEGRHQILFDDLLRVMHETLNQKETMAMIREKVRAELPTLLRLYRADKFLVNKIVASATAFFNEVRSDVTHPFRGEFDRMVLSFVDRLGTDQAYIDRIAGLKRDLLARPELADLARTVWANTRSFIERSASGETQVLQHHLAGMFVAAGEALAGDAELRGEINKGLVTVLRSFIADQKSGVSIFISDQVKAWDMAQLISLIEINIGRDLQYIRFNGSLIGGLAGLALYSVEFLLRWL
- a CDS encoding phasin, whose translation is MTTETNSAFEGFKDAFKNIQNLEVPEAAREFVKKTANTAKDRAAEAFAGSERVTAAVENAVTESVAEAGKISRNIQQAIYEDAEAFLSSIDKLASAKSFSEAVEIQSGLLRSRGEVFVSRAKATADYFGKLAANGAKSAQDNFAKVYNKTA
- a CDS encoding GNAT family N-acetyltransferase, with amino-acid sequence MSEQRSYPRHVTTDAGDIEIRLMAPADEAAVLAFGKGLPTHDLLFLPRNISEPKVLSAWVKEIERGAITSLLAVKDGKVVGCGTLVRDPHSWSPHVGEIRMVVSLDVRGKGVGRALSQQTFALALGAGLEKLSVQMTVDQQAAIAVFESLGFKAEALLRDHVRDVDGKTHDIVVLGHNIAQVQAQMEAYGLPGAVQH